From a single Planctellipticum variicoloris genomic region:
- a CDS encoding prephenate dehydrogenase: MRDWIAIVGVGLIGGSLAAAVKRRGAARRVLGIGRNPERLQGAQSAGLIDAWSTDSAAVRDAELTVVCTPVDRIADDVKLLWSNVPSGGLVTDAGSTKQRVCEELSDCRDSNREFVGSHPIAGSHRQGFEAADPELYAGRMCVVTPTEESTPAAVNEIEGFWQSVGMRTVRLSPAEHDRALAATSHLPHVTAVALANTLNEANRELIGTGFRDTTRIAAGDPDLWTAILLSNTADVCASLDALTQQIASFRAALERGDAAALNRLLQQAKTVRDSLE; the protein is encoded by the coding sequence ATGCGGGATTGGATCGCCATCGTCGGCGTGGGGCTGATCGGCGGGTCGCTGGCGGCGGCCGTGAAGCGTCGTGGCGCTGCGCGTCGCGTGCTCGGGATCGGTCGCAATCCGGAGCGTCTGCAGGGCGCGCAGTCAGCCGGTTTGATCGATGCCTGGTCGACCGATTCTGCGGCCGTTCGCGACGCCGAATTGACCGTCGTCTGTACCCCCGTGGATCGCATTGCGGACGATGTGAAATTGCTCTGGTCAAATGTTCCTTCGGGTGGCCTGGTGACCGACGCCGGCAGCACGAAGCAGCGGGTCTGCGAAGAACTGTCTGACTGTCGCGACAGCAATCGCGAGTTCGTGGGTTCGCACCCCATTGCGGGTTCGCATCGCCAGGGATTTGAAGCGGCCGATCCGGAACTGTACGCTGGCCGAATGTGCGTCGTGACCCCGACGGAAGAGTCCACCCCGGCGGCGGTCAACGAGATCGAAGGCTTCTGGCAGTCGGTCGGCATGCGGACGGTGCGGCTGTCGCCCGCCGAGCATGACCGGGCGCTCGCGGCGACGAGCCATCTGCCGCACGTAACCGCGGTCGCACTGGCGAACACGCTGAATGAGGCCAACCGGGAACTGATCGGCACGGGCTTCCGCGATACGACGCGGATCGCCGCGGGAGACCCGGATCTCTGGACGGCGATTCTGCTCTCGAACACCGCCGACGTGTGTGCGAGTCTCGATGCGTTGACGCAGCAGATTGCCTCATTTCGCGCGGCTCTCGAACGAGGAGACGCTGCGGCCTTGAATCGACTCCTGCAACAGGCGAAAACCGTGCGGGATTCGCTGGAGTAA
- a CDS encoding ECF-type sigma factor, which translates to MSDSAVTQLLDRIGAGDLLATDALLPVVYDQLRRLAAARLAGEAPGHTLQATALVHEAWLRLVGDEAKHWDHRGHFFAAAAEAMRRILVESARRKQRLKHGGGWQRVPEDALIAPELLLDDDVLAVDEALTEFAAESPDKAQLVKLRYFAGLSENDAAAALGISRATAARWWAYARAWLYDRLHSEE; encoded by the coding sequence ATGTCCGATTCCGCCGTGACACAGTTGCTCGATCGCATTGGCGCAGGAGATCTGCTGGCCACGGACGCCCTGTTGCCCGTCGTCTACGACCAGCTCCGGCGACTGGCCGCGGCGAGGCTGGCCGGTGAAGCGCCGGGACACACCCTGCAGGCGACCGCCCTCGTCCATGAAGCCTGGCTGCGACTGGTTGGCGATGAGGCGAAGCACTGGGATCACCGCGGCCATTTCTTCGCCGCCGCCGCGGAGGCCATGCGACGGATTCTGGTGGAATCCGCCCGCCGGAAACAGCGACTCAAGCACGGCGGCGGCTGGCAGCGCGTGCCCGAAGACGCCCTGATCGCCCCGGAACTGCTGCTCGACGACGACGTGCTGGCGGTGGACGAAGCCCTGACGGAATTTGCAGCGGAATCGCCCGACAAAGCCCAGCTCGTCAAGCTGCGGTATTTTGCCGGGCTGTCAGAAAACGACGCGGCGGCGGCGCTGGGAATCTCCCGGGCCACCGCCGCCCGCTGGTGGGCCTATGCCCGCGCCTGGCTGTACGACCGGCTGCATAGCGAAGAGTAG
- a CDS encoding Trx7/PDZ domain-containing (seleno)protein — MLRLSLIALLLTSSVLAAPKTREEKVREDKQKVEAEGFWIYNDLQKGFAEAKRTGKPLLVVLRCVPCEECVKLDDDLVDKDPVIRPLLDKFVCVRVVGTNGLDLSLFQYDTDQSFAVFMLNADRTIYGRFGTRSHRTEWFGDVSLKGLAQALQGALKIHADSPNNKDALAGKIGPAPEFPSPEKYPVLKEKYGPELNYSGNVVQSCIHCHQIGDAQREYYRALKQPMPEKVLFPYPHPKSVGLILDPDQKATVKEVTPDSPASAAGFRAGDVIQRLAGQPLLSIADVQWVLQQVDPQGGSINADVLREGQPATVALKLEAGWRRAGDISWRASSWGLRRMATGGIVLESMTADERSEAGASGEGMALRVKHVGQFGAHAAAKQAGVQKGDVVIEFDGRADLLTEADVLRHAVTARVVGDRVPVTVLRDSKKVKLTLPMQQ, encoded by the coding sequence ATGTTGCGTCTGAGTCTGATCGCTCTGCTGCTGACCTCTTCAGTTCTCGCCGCTCCAAAGACCCGCGAGGAAAAAGTCCGCGAGGACAAGCAGAAGGTCGAGGCGGAAGGCTTCTGGATCTACAACGACCTGCAGAAGGGCTTTGCTGAAGCAAAGAGGACCGGCAAGCCGCTGCTGGTGGTCCTGCGCTGCGTTCCGTGCGAAGAGTGCGTCAAGCTCGATGACGATCTGGTCGACAAGGACCCGGTCATTCGGCCGCTGCTCGACAAGTTCGTCTGCGTCCGGGTCGTCGGCACCAACGGACTCGATCTGTCGCTGTTCCAGTACGACACCGACCAGTCCTTCGCCGTCTTCATGCTCAATGCGGACAGGACGATCTACGGACGCTTCGGCACGCGTTCGCATCGGACCGAATGGTTCGGCGACGTTTCGCTGAAGGGGCTGGCCCAGGCGCTGCAGGGGGCGCTGAAGATCCACGCCGACTCTCCGAACAACAAGGACGCGCTGGCGGGCAAAATCGGCCCGGCTCCGGAATTCCCGTCGCCAGAGAAGTATCCGGTCCTGAAGGAGAAGTACGGTCCGGAGCTGAACTACTCCGGCAATGTCGTCCAGAGCTGTATCCACTGTCACCAGATCGGCGACGCCCAGCGCGAGTACTACCGGGCGCTGAAGCAGCCGATGCCGGAGAAGGTTCTGTTCCCCTATCCGCATCCGAAGTCGGTGGGCCTGATCCTCGACCCTGATCAGAAAGCGACTGTGAAGGAGGTGACCCCCGATTCGCCGGCGAGTGCCGCCGGTTTCCGAGCAGGCGATGTGATTCAGCGGCTGGCCGGCCAGCCGCTCCTGTCGATTGCCGATGTCCAGTGGGTGCTGCAGCAGGTCGATCCGCAGGGAGGCAGCATCAACGCCGATGTTCTGCGGGAGGGGCAGCCCGCCACGGTGGCACTGAAGCTGGAGGCCGGCTGGCGTCGCGCCGGGGACATCTCGTGGCGTGCGTCGTCCTGGGGGCTGCGGCGGATGGCGACCGGAGGGATCGTCCTCGAATCGATGACGGCTGACGAGCGGTCTGAAGCAGGCGCCTCGGGAGAGGGAATGGCGCTCCGCGTGAAACATGTGGGGCAATTCGGCGCCCATGCGGCAGCGAAGCAAGCCGGCGTTCAGAAAGGAGACGTGGTGATCGAATTCGATGGCAGGGCGGACCTGCTCACCGAAGCCGACGTCCTCCGCCATGCCGTCACGGCCCGCGTCGTCGGTGATCGGGTCCCGGTTACCGTGCTCCGCGACAGCAAGAAAGTGAAACTGACGCTCCCCATGCAGCAGTAG
- a CDS encoding Uma2 family endonuclease: MSPALLEEIARQLPEDALYEVVDGRVVEKHVSTLALWIAGELCAILREHVRGHQLGWLGTEMIFVLADEERLIRRPDVAYVSAERWPLDRPLPYEGNWHIAPDLAVEIVSPDNSASELSRKRNEYFQYGVREVWIIFPEERQVEVWSSTGCRVVPHFEPLTTELLPGLSIDLNTLLPVIEPTTPT; this comes from the coding sequence ATGAGCCCGGCACTTCTCGAAGAGATTGCCCGCCAACTCCCCGAAGACGCTCTCTACGAAGTCGTCGACGGTCGTGTCGTGGAGAAGCACGTGAGTACGTTAGCCCTCTGGATTGCCGGAGAGCTTTGCGCGATTCTCCGCGAACATGTCCGCGGTCATCAATTGGGATGGCTGGGAACGGAAATGATCTTTGTTCTCGCTGACGAAGAGCGACTGATTCGGCGGCCGGACGTCGCCTACGTTTCGGCGGAACGCTGGCCTTTGGACCGACCGTTGCCTTACGAAGGCAACTGGCACATTGCACCGGATCTGGCCGTCGAAATCGTCAGTCCGGACAATTCCGCGAGTGAACTGTCCCGGAAGCGAAACGAGTACTTCCAGTACGGCGTGCGCGAGGTCTGGATCATCTTTCCCGAAGAGCGGCAGGTCGAAGTCTGGTCGTCCACGGGCTGCCGCGTCGTGCCGCATTTCGAACCGCTGACGACGGAGCTGCTTCCCGGACTGTCGATTGATCTGAACACGCTGTTGCCGGTGATCGAGCCGACAACACCGACGTGA
- a CDS encoding serine/threonine-protein kinase, with the protein MSDTSPPQSAIPATARPEVDPQSVEGLFLTVLAMDSPAERAAFLDQVCGDDAPRRRRIEALLRAYDDAGSFLEHPATPVGTADNFDFLEPADKAGCIGRLGYYEVIDVIGRGGMGIVFRALDPRLNRIVAIKVLAPELAANPLARRRFLREAQAAAAVSHPHVVTIHAVDEAKLPYLVMECIVGQSLQQKLDQVGPLRLTEILRIGSQIAEGLAAAHRQGLIHRDIKPANILLENGVERVKITDFGLARAADDAAITRTGEVSGTPQYMSPEQAHGDKVDPRSDLFSLGCVLYAMCTGRSPFRADSVAAAIRRVCDDTPRPIAEINAEIPAWLIDLVDILLAKQPEDRFQTADEVAVALEKCLVRVQRPGDSSPPTASRIKEPRRMAANAAVAPSSYGLSDVTYASGTAAIILFLGQVLFAGAFGLVGGLEILSCSFDLPDPKLFMARLSGALGAIFLLSTVGLWLNPATSGGRSVALTIATRFAIFYAMWFGLFTSVVVIGEWNTQEDEPLLVVLGVVGLSIVAATAFLLGRATSSGTEPATEPRKAGRQLALLGIGVWALLLTWFLGIAIGVLRPPRFESPLHTAAGPLGIGLVWAGGLLLAAGMFLQNRILGAAHWLYVLRIVGLGALMVGGLLAILSLLYFFGEAISPSPVELTIVLVVVALAIVMYRRIGRMPLTTGGTAADATRRETPARPNRNWLWTALIVFSVVCVAPCLLGVAYLSLSYSTVEVQRMPGATTPQISAAPSDAAGAHDGGGAAMMGMPGMAGDMSGMMGSPGGTIDESQWGAILLDFGTAQRSPASALPGGMMGMPGMAVGAFSYSTDRAVRLRPTDTVPGRISEKDAHVRKEGELVYRAHPLTDPGIYRIAPGEYEVQLFDWSYGWALGRDVAETAPRTPVAPQRPAAMRSLGTIRVQTGEIVTVSATRDDVTGLIRGILATTPDMHETQLAQFLWNGEMFVLSPQQAKVVRYLLQRSAAGEVETTEAELRTGAGQQLTFIRKSDSGEPETQIVPVDTPIEQIFNNGRHPAWGTLIVPGTQVGTFALGPLKLPQGTVPAVAVPEKEPEDLPADATLPELKLDDAR; encoded by the coding sequence ATGTCCGACACCAGTCCCCCCCAATCTGCGATCCCCGCAACCGCCCGGCCGGAGGTCGATCCGCAGTCGGTCGAAGGTCTGTTTCTCACGGTCCTGGCGATGGACTCCCCGGCCGAACGCGCCGCGTTTCTGGACCAGGTCTGCGGCGACGACGCCCCTCGCCGCCGGCGAATCGAGGCCCTGCTGCGGGCGTACGATGACGCGGGCAGCTTCCTCGAACATCCCGCGACCCCCGTCGGCACAGCGGACAACTTCGATTTTCTGGAGCCCGCCGACAAAGCCGGCTGTATCGGACGCCTCGGTTACTACGAAGTCATCGACGTCATCGGCCGGGGTGGGATGGGGATCGTGTTTCGGGCTCTCGATCCCCGGCTGAACCGCATCGTGGCCATCAAGGTTCTGGCGCCGGAACTGGCCGCCAATCCGCTGGCCCGGCGACGGTTTCTCCGCGAGGCCCAGGCCGCGGCGGCCGTCAGCCATCCGCATGTCGTGACCATTCACGCCGTCGACGAAGCAAAGCTGCCGTACCTGGTGATGGAGTGCATCGTCGGCCAGTCGCTGCAGCAGAAACTCGACCAGGTCGGCCCGTTGAGGCTGACTGAAATCCTTCGCATCGGTTCTCAGATCGCCGAAGGTCTCGCGGCCGCTCACAGGCAGGGGCTGATTCACCGCGACATTAAACCGGCGAACATCCTGCTGGAAAATGGGGTCGAACGGGTCAAGATCACCGACTTCGGCCTCGCTCGCGCGGCCGACGACGCAGCCATCACGCGGACGGGGGAAGTCTCCGGAACGCCGCAGTACATGTCCCCCGAGCAGGCGCACGGCGACAAGGTTGACCCGCGGAGCGACCTGTTCAGCCTGGGCTGCGTCCTCTACGCGATGTGCACCGGCCGGTCGCCGTTCAGGGCGGACAGCGTCGCCGCGGCAATTCGTCGAGTCTGCGATGACACGCCGCGACCGATTGCGGAGATCAACGCGGAAATCCCCGCGTGGCTGATCGATCTGGTCGACATTCTGCTGGCGAAGCAGCCGGAGGACCGCTTTCAGACCGCGGACGAAGTGGCCGTCGCACTGGAGAAGTGCCTGGTCCGCGTCCAGCGACCGGGAGATTCGAGTCCCCCCACCGCTTCGCGCATCAAAGAACCGCGTCGCATGGCAGCGAATGCCGCCGTCGCACCGAGTTCGTACGGTCTATCGGACGTGACCTATGCGTCTGGCACAGCGGCGATCATACTCTTTCTGGGACAGGTTTTGTTTGCCGGCGCATTCGGACTGGTTGGCGGGCTGGAAATCCTGTCGTGTTCCTTCGACCTGCCGGATCCGAAGCTCTTTATGGCCCGACTCTCGGGGGCTCTCGGAGCGATCTTTCTCCTCAGCACGGTCGGATTGTGGCTGAATCCGGCGACGTCTGGCGGACGATCGGTCGCGCTGACGATCGCCACGCGATTCGCGATCTTCTACGCCATGTGGTTCGGTTTGTTCACGTCCGTAGTTGTCATTGGGGAGTGGAATACCCAGGAAGATGAACCGCTCCTCGTTGTGCTGGGTGTCGTCGGACTGTCGATCGTTGCGGCGACGGCGTTCCTTCTGGGCCGTGCGACGTCGAGCGGAACCGAACCGGCGACCGAGCCGCGGAAGGCCGGACGGCAACTGGCGCTGCTCGGAATCGGCGTCTGGGCGCTGTTGCTGACTTGGTTCCTGGGAATTGCAATCGGGGTGCTGCGTCCGCCGCGGTTTGAGTCGCCGCTCCATACGGCCGCAGGACCGCTGGGAATCGGACTGGTCTGGGCCGGCGGGCTGCTGCTGGCGGCGGGGATGTTCCTGCAGAACCGGATTCTGGGGGCCGCGCACTGGCTGTACGTGCTCCGGATCGTCGGCCTCGGCGCCCTGATGGTCGGCGGGCTGCTGGCGATTCTGTCGCTGCTGTACTTTTTCGGCGAGGCGATCAGCCCGAGCCCGGTGGAACTGACGATCGTCCTGGTTGTCGTGGCGCTGGCAATCGTGATGTATCGCCGGATCGGCAGGATGCCTCTGACAACCGGCGGCACTGCCGCGGACGCCACGCGACGCGAAACGCCGGCGCGACCCAACCGGAACTGGCTCTGGACGGCGTTGATTGTGTTCTCAGTCGTCTGCGTGGCCCCCTGCCTGCTGGGGGTCGCATATCTGTCGCTGTCGTATTCCACGGTTGAAGTCCAACGGATGCCCGGGGCGACGACTCCGCAAATCTCGGCTGCCCCCTCAGACGCAGCCGGGGCGCATGACGGCGGCGGAGCAGCCATGATGGGGATGCCCGGGATGGCCGGCGACATGAGCGGCATGATGGGGAGCCCCGGCGGAACGATCGACGAATCGCAGTGGGGGGCGATTCTGCTGGACTTCGGGACGGCTCAACGCTCACCGGCGAGTGCGCTGCCGGGCGGCATGATGGGGATGCCGGGCATGGCAGTGGGCGCTTTCTCGTATTCGACCGACCGCGCCGTCCGTCTGCGGCCGACCGATACTGTTCCCGGCAGGATCTCAGAGAAGGACGCACACGTTCGGAAAGAAGGCGAGCTGGTGTATCGGGCGCATCCGCTGACGGACCCCGGCATCTACCGGATCGCCCCCGGCGAATACGAAGTGCAGCTCTTCGACTGGTCGTACGGTTGGGCGCTCGGCCGCGACGTCGCCGAGACGGCGCCGCGAACGCCGGTTGCCCCTCAACGCCCGGCCGCCATGCGGTCGCTGGGAACAATCCGCGTCCAGACCGGCGAGATTGTGACCGTCTCGGCGACGCGAGATGATGTCACGGGGCTGATTCGAGGCATCCTGGCGACGACGCCCGACATGCACGAGACGCAACTGGCTCAGTTCTTGTGGAATGGCGAGATGTTTGTGCTCTCGCCTCAGCAGGCGAAAGTAGTCCGTTACCTGTTGCAGCGGAGTGCCGCTGGCGAGGTCGAGACGACCGAGGCGGAGCTGCGCACGGGCGCAGGTCAGCAGCTAACATTCATTCGAAAGTCTGATTCTGGAGAACCGGAGACTCAGATCGTACCTGTTGACACACCCATCGAGCAGATCTTCAACAACGGCCGGCATCCGGCGTGGGGGACGCTGATCGTTCCGGGTACGCAGGTGGGAACTTTCGCGCTGGGGCCGTTGAAGCTGCCGCAGGGGACGGTGCCCGCGGTGGCCGTGCCGGAGAAGGAGCCGGAAGATCTCCCGGCGGATGCCACTCTTCCGGAGCTGAAGCTGGATGACGCGCGTTGA
- a CDS encoding alpha/beta hydrolase, with product MRSLSVLALAVFCGPIFAADEPAQPTAQSRAKAKAKVAAAILPPTMADVAYGPHAKQVLHFWKAESDKPTPLLFFIHGGGWQGGDRTSGLTAMLPAFLKEGVSVVSVEYRFIREAMADGVEPPVKAPLHDAARALQFVRSKSGEWNIDKTRIAASGGSAGACSSLWLAFHDDLADPQSSDPVAHESTRLLCAAVNGAQTTLDPQQMKEWTPNSRYGGHAFGIFKTENGRSVADFAQFLEKRDSILPWIQEYSPYALVTSDDPPVQLVYGAPPALGEDQKDPTHTANFGVKLAEKLKSAGVECELVYPGAPDVKHPRVQDYLIERLKAER from the coding sequence ATGCGATCGCTCTCCGTGCTGGCTCTGGCGGTGTTCTGCGGGCCGATCTTCGCGGCGGACGAACCTGCGCAGCCGACGGCCCAATCCAGGGCCAAAGCCAAGGCAAAGGTTGCGGCTGCGATTCTGCCCCCGACGATGGCCGATGTGGCCTACGGGCCGCATGCCAAACAGGTTCTCCACTTCTGGAAGGCGGAAAGCGACAAGCCGACGCCGCTGCTGTTCTTCATCCACGGCGGCGGCTGGCAGGGAGGCGACCGGACCAGCGGTCTGACGGCGATGCTGCCCGCGTTTCTGAAAGAAGGGGTCTCAGTGGTCTCGGTCGAGTACCGGTTTATCCGCGAGGCCATGGCCGACGGCGTCGAACCGCCGGTGAAGGCGCCGCTGCACGACGCCGCCCGCGCTTTGCAGTTCGTGCGCAGCAAGTCAGGCGAATGGAATATCGACAAGACGCGCATCGCCGCCTCGGGTGGTTCGGCCGGCGCCTGTTCGAGCTTATGGCTGGCCTTCCACGACGACCTCGCCGACCCGCAGAGCAGCGATCCCGTCGCCCACGAGTCGACCCGGCTCCTGTGCGCTGCCGTGAACGGCGCCCAGACGACGCTCGACCCGCAGCAGATGAAAGAATGGACCCCCAACAGCCGCTACGGCGGCCACGCCTTTGGAATCTTCAAAACGGAGAACGGCAGGAGCGTGGCCGATTTCGCGCAGTTCCTGGAGAAGCGCGACTCGATCCTCCCCTGGATTCAGGAATACTCCCCGTACGCCCTGGTGACGTCGGACGATCCGCCGGTGCAGCTCGTCTACGGCGCCCCGCCGGCGCTGGGCGAGGACCAGAAGGACCCCACCCACACGGCGAACTTCGGCGTCAAGCTGGCCGAGAAGCTGAAGAGCGCCGGCGTGGAATGCGAGCTGGTCTACCCCGGCGCACCAGACGTCAAGCACCCCCGCGTGCAGGATTATCTCATTGAGCGGTTGAAAGCGGAGCGGTAG
- a CDS encoding tetratricopeptide repeat protein: MTAQTAWTGPLTSDQSETQQLLQVRTTVSGAQRELELALSHFREGRPEDCLAALQAGRKLAPTLPPAELMFARLLVKSGNAPEALRRLDRLAMTESAEPEVFVTLGELALQQGRLTDAWLQFEHAASTPPPTKWDAQRLTAFRNELSQRQGETAERREDWTAAEQIYRDWSGREPKSAPALLGLGRALLAQNQIEPAVELFRQARQIDPQTPAAESLVALIFARRNDERAEAWFGKAIASDIVDVPIRLEFAHWLIERDRAAEAETQLAAMPGDSAADPRRQFLRGLAARCRGDLDAAQNLFATLQRNNPADWAAANQLALVLIERTDEALRVRAAQLAEVNLKQSPDRATALATAGWVQLRLGDLAAAEKLLQQSLTAATPAPATRYYVSRLLAAQGRTAEAEKWRLEALEQPGLWVERTRVREQAATPVGANESQDPARDQ, from the coding sequence GTGACTGCGCAGACGGCATGGACCGGACCGCTGACGTCGGATCAGTCGGAAACGCAGCAACTCTTGCAGGTCCGCACCACGGTCAGCGGTGCGCAACGCGAACTGGAACTGGCCTTATCTCACTTTCGCGAAGGCCGCCCCGAGGACTGTCTGGCCGCCTTGCAGGCCGGCCGAAAACTGGCCCCGACGCTGCCCCCCGCGGAGTTGATGTTCGCGCGGCTGCTGGTCAAATCGGGCAACGCGCCGGAGGCGCTGCGACGACTGGACCGGCTGGCGATGACGGAATCGGCCGAACCGGAAGTCTTCGTCACGCTCGGCGAACTGGCGCTGCAGCAGGGACGGCTGACCGATGCGTGGCTGCAGTTCGAACACGCCGCCTCGACGCCCCCGCCGACGAAATGGGACGCACAGCGACTGACGGCCTTTCGCAATGAACTGTCCCAGCGGCAGGGAGAGACCGCCGAACGCCGGGAAGACTGGACCGCCGCCGAGCAGATTTACCGCGATTGGAGCGGGCGCGAGCCGAAGTCCGCTCCGGCCTTACTGGGGCTGGGGCGGGCGCTGCTGGCTCAGAATCAGATCGAACCGGCCGTCGAGCTGTTCCGCCAGGCGCGGCAGATCGACCCGCAAACGCCGGCCGCGGAGTCGTTGGTGGCCCTGATTTTCGCTCGCCGCAACGACGAGCGCGCCGAAGCCTGGTTCGGTAAAGCCATCGCGTCCGACATCGTCGACGTCCCGATTCGTCTGGAGTTCGCGCACTGGCTGATCGAACGCGATCGCGCCGCAGAGGCTGAGACGCAATTGGCAGCGATGCCCGGCGATTCGGCCGCCGATCCCCGGCGACAGTTTCTTCGGGGACTGGCGGCCCGCTGTCGCGGCGATCTCGACGCGGCGCAGAACCTCTTCGCGACGTTACAACGAAACAATCCGGCCGACTGGGCCGCGGCGAATCAATTGGCGCTCGTGCTGATTGAGCGGACGGACGAAGCCTTGCGCGTGCGGGCCGCTCAACTGGCGGAGGTCAATCTCAAGCAGTCTCCGGACCGCGCGACCGCGCTGGCGACCGCCGGCTGGGTTCAGCTTCGTCTGGGAGATCTGGCCGCTGCCGAGAAGCTCCTGCAGCAGTCGCTGACAGCGGCGACCCCAGCCCCGGCGACCCGGTACTACGTCTCGCGTCTGCTGGCGGCCCAGGGCCGCACGGCCGAGGCCGAAAAATGGCGGCTGGAAGCCCTGGAACAACCGGGCTTGTGGGTGGAGAGGACGCGCGTCCGCGAACAGGCGGCGACGCCCGTCGGTGCGAATGAGTCGCAAGATCCTGCGCGGGATCAATAG
- a CDS encoding RNA polymerase sigma factor: protein MRWPTTWRHLLAAMTNERDHASWSLFCERYSAVLHQFCRARGLQSADADEVVQMVLIAVNRQISRFDYQPNRARFRFWLMKVLNRSIWKVRHRRREDFLAEPNGLEHPGGDDLLEFGEAVFEVAVQRVRPEFTREEWEVFERTWRRDEPHALVADTLQRRISWVYRTKFNILHRLEEQVVLLSADIASPGGLTG, encoded by the coding sequence ATGCGCTGGCCGACGACCTGGCGACACCTCTTGGCCGCCATGACCAATGAGAGGGATCACGCGTCGTGGTCGCTGTTTTGCGAACGGTACTCCGCCGTGTTGCACCAGTTCTGTCGCGCGCGGGGCCTGCAGTCGGCCGACGCCGATGAGGTCGTGCAGATGGTCCTCATCGCCGTCAACCGGCAGATCAGCCGCTTCGACTATCAGCCGAACCGCGCACGATTTCGCTTCTGGCTGATGAAAGTTCTCAACCGCAGCATCTGGAAGGTGCGTCACCGCCGTCGCGAAGATTTCCTGGCCGAACCGAATGGTCTGGAGCATCCGGGCGGAGACGATCTGCTGGAGTTCGGCGAAGCCGTGTTCGAAGTCGCCGTGCAGCGGGTCCGGCCGGAGTTCACACGCGAAGAATGGGAAGTCTTCGAACGGACCTGGCGACGGGACGAACCGCACGCGCTGGTCGCCGATACGCTGCAGCGGCGGATCAGTTGGGTTTATCGCACGAAGTTCAATATCCTCCATCGACTGGAAGAGCAAGTTGTCCTCCTCTCCGCAGACATCGCCAGCCCCGGCGGACTTACCGGCTGA